From Paenibacillus sp. PK3_47, the proteins below share one genomic window:
- a CDS encoding GNAT family N-acetyltransferase, with product MIRRKQIMSYSIQIRKMTEADIAFIHKGLYGHDVSKPLEYIHDCYEQNLKEERVTLLALYEGEFAGWGHVVLRPEYPYFAESGIPEIQNFDIIPPLRRRGIGGLLFAALEEKAFAVSETIGIGFGLYADYGTAQRLYIKRGFVPDGKGVMYNYRAVEPGREIPVDDDLNLFLVKSKPKL from the coding sequence GTGATCAGGAGGAAACAAATAATGAGTTACTCCATACAGATCAGGAAAATGACAGAAGCAGACATTGCGTTCATCCACAAAGGGTTATACGGACATGATGTTAGCAAACCGCTGGAATATATTCATGATTGCTATGAACAGAACCTAAAAGAAGAAAGAGTTACCCTTCTGGCATTATACGAGGGTGAATTCGCAGGCTGGGGACATGTTGTGTTAAGGCCGGAGTATCCCTATTTTGCTGAATCCGGCATACCGGAAATTCAGAACTTTGACATCATCCCCCCGCTTAGAAGACGGGGAATTGGAGGCTTGTTATTCGCGGCGCTGGAAGAAAAGGCGTTTGCAGTATCTGAAACTATCGGTATCGGCTTTGGGCTCTATGCAGATTACGGGACAGCTCAGCGATTGTACATCAAAAGGGGCTTTGTCCCTGACGGAAAAGGCGTCATGTATAATTACCGGGCGGTTGAACCTGGGAGAGAGATTCCTGTGGACGATGATTTGAACCTTTTTCTGGTAAAAAGCAAACCCAAGCTGTAA
- a CDS encoding polymer-forming cytoskeletal protein — MKLFKALVVAGVSAALLAGCGNNNEEAANQAAATTAPAAEQTDATSAASIVNEAAAFTKAVSAEGTWIVAILNDLTVDQDVVVAGEFHDKGAAENDVYRKLALYAQDADHNVTASYTLTAPKVTVQSENFRVQGGTIKGDVYVEANGFNLTENATIDGNLYFANADVQASAVIEGKVTGATEVQ, encoded by the coding sequence ATGAAACTATTTAAAGCATTGGTAGTAGCAGGTGTATCGGCAGCATTGCTCGCAGGTTGCGGTAACAACAATGAGGAAGCGGCTAACCAGGCGGCTGCAACAACTGCTCCGGCTGCTGAACAGACAGATGCCACTTCGGCCGCTTCAATCGTTAATGAGGCTGCCGCGTTTACAAAAGCAGTGAGTGCTGAAGGAACATGGATCGTTGCCATTCTTAATGATCTGACCGTAGACCAGGATGTTGTCGTTGCAGGTGAATTCCATGATAAAGGCGCTGCAGAGAATGATGTCTACCGCAAGCTTGCCCTGTACGCACAGGATGCGGATCACAATGTTACAGCTTCTTATACACTGACAGCACCTAAAGTAACTGTACAAAGCGAAAACTTCAGAGTTCAAGGCGGTACTATTAAAGGTGATGTATATGTCGAGGCTAACGGCTTCAACCTGACTGAGAATGCAACCATTGACGGAAATCTGTACTTTGCAAATGCGGATGTGCAAGCATCGGCTGTTATTGAAGGTAAAGTAACCGGAGCAACTGAAGTTCAATAA